The genomic segment GACATCCCCACACACATTAATTATGGTAAATTTAGATACCTCTTCTTAATTTCATTTAATAAGTAGGAAGGATCTTTTTTTACTTGTTCTATTCATGGAATTTTCAAATGTTATAATagggtattatttatttatggcaACTATAGCATGATTGGTGGAACGGATTGATTTACCCTATCCATTTAAGGGAACAATTCCCTCAATTGATTCATTATATGCTATTCTTCTTCAATTAAACAttattcttccttcattatttgGGATTGTGGACGACCCTACTCACTATATAAACTCACCATTCTCTTTCTCTAAGAGGACAAACTTCTCCTCCCTctattactccctctattttctCTTAAAAGTACTTTGAAGTTCTTTGGCATTTTGGATTTCAAAAAACATTCGGTCTTGTCCTTTCTGAGATTGTTGATACTTTTTTCTATAAGAAAACTATAATATCGCGCTGACCTCTTAGATAGTCACTCAGCTAATAGTTATTACCTCAGAAAATCACCTTTCTTCTTGATTATCAGAacgtgactttctgagataatactattagttgagtgactatattAGAAATCGACTCCGATAATAACACAATCATATCTAAGAAGCTGAAGAAATGTGTAATCTTTGTCTGCAGGTAGTTTTGGAGAAAAAACTAACAGTACAAAATGTGTTAAGTATCATCATAGAGtagaaatcaactttaaaagtaCATTATATATATTCTTCACAGCTCCATCAACTGGCCTACAACAATAGAATCAAAACTAAGGAATGTTCAACCACGTTAAGCCTCGAGGAATAGTTTAGTCCAACAATACTTGATGATTTACGTAAGACAGAGGCTCGTTCTGTAGGTCAAAAGACAGGTTTTGTGCAACATCACAACCCCTTGGACAACTTTTGTGCAGTCCTGAGACTTTTTGTCAACCAGATTGCTGTTTCTCTAGACGTCATTCCATCATCCCTGAATGGTTTCAGCACACCAGCAAGCTCATCGATTTTTTCCTGCTTAAGTAGTCGCGCACAAACCTACAAAAGAGACTCTAAAGCTTCAGCTCTTTGTTCAGTGGGATTACCCCAGTCGTCTTTGTCCTCCTTACTAGCTAATGTAGCTAGTTACTTGAGCTGCGAAACCTTATCATCCAGTGCTCGAAGAGCGTCTTTCTAAGTCTGTTTGGTGTCATAAACCGCAGTTGCTTTCTTTTCTAGCTCATCTTTGGGTACAAGTGAACCATCGCTTTCAGTTGACAAGCAGTCAATAGCAACTTCTCTACACTCGCTACCATTTTCAGTTTCAGCAACACAGCATCTTGGTGCAGCCTCTGGATCTGGTTTTGCCGACTGTGAATTAGATGAAGTGCTTTCTTCATCGAAGGATCGTGTTTTATCATTGAATCTTCCATCAGACAATGTCATTCTGCTAGATTTTGCGGAGATACATTCCACTATATCTGCTTCTTCGTGGTCCAGTGGACTGCTCAACACCTCAAGCTCTTTTGTCTTGTTATTCTTCGTATCACCCTCGTCAAATCGACTAACATGCTCCGGAGAAACATGCTCTTGTTCCTCGGACCATGTTTTTGCCCTTGAACTTGACGAGCTTGGAGTGATCGTAGTTTCTGTTTGTGAGATAGTCTCCTGTTGATCATATACATTGCAAACAGCTGCCTCACTCATCACCCCACTTTTAGAATCCTCACTATCTTGAGAGATCCTAACCGAGTAGCTTGTTGGATCGactctctttgtgtcaagtttggcTCGGAACGTGTTATAATTGTCAGATAAGTTTGTTGGCTGAATTTTATCACTTTCGTAAAAGTAAAGGACAATTCTCTTCTCTTTTAGCTTCAACTGTCTGTCTCATCTACCTCTCGGACTGATAGATTTTCCAGGTGATGGTCATGTTTTCTCTTTCGTTCTGCTTGGGGACTTCACAGGAAGAAACGCAGATGAAGGGTTGTGACACAAGAGGAGGTATGGTTGTAAATGTTGATGTCTTAATAGCTCGGCAGCTTATAAGtagagataaaaaaatatatcaagatgaatctcaatttaatactccctccgtttcattttgtttttctggTTTTGATttggcacgaagtttaagaaagaaaagaagacttgaatcttgtggtcttaaaataAAGGTATGCAGTGTATCAAAATGTAATTTAAGTTTGTCATCTTCAAACATGCCACGTAGAAAGTTAGAATTAAGGAGTTGTTGTAAAAGGAAAGAAACATTTGCTTTTAAACTTCTTTCACTCGACATTTAAGCGTGTCCATATTCCATACTGTCTATTCATCAAAATGAATATTTGGTAGAGAGATGTATACCTCTTCGCGTCCAGATTATCCACTTCAAGAAAGTAGTGTTATTGATACAGGGAAAATCATAGGTGCGAAGTACTTACTGGTTCTTCTTTTCTATTGCTAAGAGGAAAGAAAACTTCACATGTGACTCCAACGAGAAAGTTCTAAATTTCTACTTTAATTCAATCCTACGTGTCAGCTCATGTCATTTTTTTCGGGAATCTCGTCTTGCGGATGCTTGGTCCTTTGAACTCAAACCTTGAGTTAAGACATTGGGGCATATATATTATTCAATAGAAACAATCTTCTCCAAAACCTAAGCTCATCAGATGCAAACCAGCATTCATGCAGATAAGAATGAAGATGTCTAAAGGTTTCCATCGATAGAATTCATAGGACTCTCAATACAATGGTCAGGACAATCACTCCTTACATAGTCCAGCATACTAAACACTCTTAGAAGAAAAAAGGTTTGAATGGCAACACACGCTTCAAGTCGTACGATAAGATAGTTAAAATGGTAACAGAAAAGGAAGAATGttgtggtatcccaagggcataagcctatcatgggtcgatcccagttgatatgtactggaggcagcctaatggtcacagtacagtacagtaatgattatgaagatgataagaatgaaagTAAAGTGATTGAacaaatacaatgtacaggttgtcacaagttctagtaagtgtggtccactcctattacgatttagtcgcttgtttctaatttttatagcgctcctatatcatatgtgattatctacaactttacatactcagtacatattttgtactgacgtcccccacgggggacctgcatttcatgctagaggcataggtacctcagctcatacactgcacaagtaggagtcaggatatccagctgcttttggtgagctccagtttgcttcggggctttccgtttCATAttcagtcacttttggtattgtatagaagttacttatatggcggggtgtgtcccgaccttagttaaactctatgtattgtctagaggctttgtagacttaatgtacagtcaaggtggtgttttgttaatagacgtgatgtaCAGTCAAGATGTCccttttttgttatatatatgtgtgctcgagcttatacaggtgattatttcattttatatgtgatatgatgttgtccgaattttgggttgtcatagaggtatgcatgggagtATAAGGtgatgagctggttctcccgggcctcctcggttacgggtgtcagtccgccccaataggatttgaggcgtgacacttgTGGTGTTGAACTTGACTTGTTAACTGCAGAAATGGAGTCATCTAAAGAGACAGGTTGTCGAGCTCCAGAAGACCCCATCCTCTGCATCAAAGACTGTGATTTTTTAGGTAGTGCAGCTACGATGAATATGTGTTCCAAGTGTCAAAAGGACATGATACTACTGAAGCAGGAACATGCAAAGCTTGTAGCAGCGATGAATCAGAACTTTCTCTTGCAGGTGCCGCAGTTGCATCTACAGATTTAGCCTCTCAGATTTCACAAGTGAAGTCAAAAAAGGGTTTGAAAAAGTGCAAAGCTTGACGTAAGCGCGTGGTATTAATGGGGTTCAGTTACAAATGTGGTGATCTTTTCTGCGCAGTTCATCATTATTCAGACAAACACAACTGCCCGTTTGATTATAGGAATGTTGGTCAGAATGCCATAGCAAAAGCAAATACTATCATCGCAGCAGAAAAGCTTAGTAAGATCTAACAAGCACCTATCGAAAGGTTGTATGAACTGA from the Capsicum annuum cultivar UCD-10X-F1 unplaced genomic scaffold, UCD10Xv1.1 ctg81361, whole genome shotgun sequence genome contains:
- the LOC124895334 gene encoding serine/threonine-protein kinase Nek6-like; this translates as MSEAAVCNVYDQQETISQTETTITPSSSSSRAKTWSEEQEHVSPEHVSRFDEGDTKNNKTKELEVLSSPLDHEEADIVECISAKSSRMTLSDGRFNDKTRSFDEESTSSNSQSAKPDPEAAPRCCVAETENGSECREVAIDCLSTESDGSLVPKDELEKKATAVCARLLKQEKIDELAGVLKPFRDDGMTSRETAIWLTKSLRTAQKLSKGL